The following coding sequences lie in one Listeria ivanovii subsp. londoniensis genomic window:
- a CDS encoding hemolysin family protein — MGIFNDFFVIFLIAATAFFVASEFAIVAIRKPTVLQLLATDNPRAKYVKKVTSNMNDYLAACQLGNTLAALAMGWVGEATMRGWLEPFFQMLPLPESLEKPISIFVSFILITFLNVVLGELAPKTFTIQSTEKVALFIARPLVYWYRVTFPLNWLLNNSANLITRMFGVKQTDEADQMTPTELKIIFEDSYRQGLLNPQEFRYMKNIFKLSDVPAKEVMIPRMSMIAINQTATVRDLLQLTSEHTYHIFPVMEDDDKDHIVGMLRVSAVMAGLGKDEAIMDKPIKPFISSILEVFEGIALEELLVKMQQESEPFAILTDEYGGTAGIVTLEDIMEVIVGDMEEAKGPKGIRKVATNHFIIAGSEPLLDVEEALGIPIDSPGVHTLSGWMLLERFDLEAGDEIEHEGYRFIVRSMNKNSIRQVEVKWNKEKPVKSED, encoded by the coding sequence CTGTCTTGCAACTGCTAGCAACGGATAATCCACGAGCAAAATATGTCAAAAAAGTAACTTCCAATATGAATGACTACTTAGCTGCTTGTCAATTAGGAAACACGCTCGCTGCTCTAGCAATGGGGTGGGTTGGAGAAGCAACTATGCGGGGCTGGCTTGAACCATTCTTTCAAATGTTACCATTACCTGAATCGCTTGAAAAACCGATTTCGATTTTTGTGTCATTTATATTGATTACTTTTCTAAATGTTGTTCTCGGGGAACTTGCTCCAAAAACATTTACCATTCAAAGTACAGAAAAAGTAGCGCTGTTTATTGCTAGACCGCTTGTTTATTGGTACCGGGTGACATTTCCACTTAACTGGTTATTAAATAATTCGGCCAATTTGATTACGCGGATGTTTGGAGTGAAACAAACGGATGAGGCAGACCAAATGACTCCAACGGAACTTAAAATTATTTTTGAAGATAGTTACAGACAAGGCTTACTTAATCCTCAAGAATTTCGTTATATGAAAAATATTTTTAAGCTTAGTGATGTGCCAGCAAAAGAAGTGATGATACCGCGAATGTCAATGATTGCTATTAATCAGACAGCGACAGTACGAGATTTATTGCAACTAACTTCAGAACATACATACCATATTTTCCCTGTAATGGAAGATGACGATAAGGATCATATTGTTGGCATGCTTCGGGTCAGTGCTGTAATGGCGGGACTTGGTAAAGATGAAGCTATTATGGATAAACCGATTAAACCATTCATTAGTTCTATTTTAGAAGTATTTGAGGGAATAGCTTTAGAAGAATTACTTGTTAAAATGCAACAAGAAAGTGAGCCTTTTGCTATTTTGACAGATGAATATGGTGGGACGGCGGGAATTGTGACACTGGAAGATATTATGGAAGTGATTGTAGGTGACATGGAAGAAGCAAAAGGACCAAAAGGAATTCGAAAAGTAGCGACAAACCATTTTATTATAGCTGGGTCTGAGCCACTACTCGACGTGGAAGAGGCGCTAGGAATTCCAATTGATAGTCCAGGGGTTCATACTTTATCTGGGTGGATGTTACTAGAACGATTTGATTTAGAAGCCGGAGACGAAATAGAACATGAAGGTTATCGTTTTATTGTTCGCTCGATGAATAAAAATTCGATTCGCCAAGTAGAAGTAAAATGGAATAAAGAAAAACCAGTAAAATCAGAGGACTAG